A genome region from Euphorbia lathyris chromosome 4, ddEupLath1.1, whole genome shotgun sequence includes the following:
- the LOC136226942 gene encoding uncharacterized protein: MQPNNPPQQSQPSTSQNGDHRPHRPPQASNNHRHYQPYYPTTSSSSASIKGCCCCIFLLLSFLALLVLAIFLIIILAVKPKKPQFDLQQVGVQYMGISASNPTSLDPTTATGPTTASLSLTIHMLFTAVNPNKVGIKYGQSKFTVMYHGIPLGKATVPGFYQEAHSERQVEATISVDRYSLMQANAADLIRDASLNDRVELRVLGEVGAKIRVLDFDSPGVQVSVNCAIVISPRKQSLTYKDCGFDGLNV, encoded by the exons ATGCAACCCAACAATCCACCCCAACAATCTCAACCGAGCACTAGCCAGAACGGCGACCACAGACCACACCGGCCACCGCAAGCTTCAAACAACCACCGCCATTACCAGCCCTACTACCCGACAACTTCTTCTTCCTCCGCCTCAATAAAAGGCTGTTGCTGCTGTATCTTTCTCCTCCTCTCCTTCCTTGCCCTCCTTGTCCTCGCCATTTTTCTCATCATTATCCTCGCCGTCAAGCCCAAGAAACCTCAGTTCGATCTTCAACAAGTCGGGGTTCAGTATATGGGCATCTCCGCTTCCAATCCAACTTCACTCGACCCAACCACCGCCACTGGTCCCACCACCGCCTCACTCTCCCTAACAATTCACATGTTATTCACCGCCGTTAACCCTAACAAGGTTGGGATCAAGTACGGGCAGTCCAAGTTCACGGTTATGTACCACGGGATTCCGTTGGGGAAGGCCACGGTTCCTGGATTTTATCAGGAAGCTCACAGTGAACGGCAGGTTGAGGCTACAATTTCTGTTGATCGGTATAGCTTGATGCAAGCTAATGCTGCTGATTTAATCAGAGATGCTTCGTTGAATGATAGAGTGGAGCTTCGGGTTTTGGGTGAAGTTGGGGCTAAGATCCGCGTTCTTGACTTCGATTCTCCCGGAGTTCAG GTATCAGTGAATTGTGCAATAGTAATTAGTCCAAGGAAGCAGTCTCTTACCTACAAGGATTGTGGATTCGACGGATTGAATGTGTGA